In a genomic window of Pseudomonadota bacterium:
- a CDS encoding septum formation initiator family protein: protein MAFRALLISLLAAFVLLQYQLWLTPQGLREVFRLGAELDQLREENAGLVRRNAKLDAEVADLREGLGAIEERARTDLGMIRDDETFYRSPTRALRIGNASPTP from the coding sequence ATGGCCTTCCGCGCACTCCTGATCAGCCTGCTCGCTGCATTCGTGCTGCTGCAGTACCAGCTGTGGCTGACGCCGCAGGGGCTGCGCGAGGTATTTCGCCTGGGCGCTGAGCTGGATCAGCTGCGGGAGGAGAACGCCGGGCTCGTGCGGCGCAATGCCAAGCTCGACGCGGAGGTCGCCGATCTGCGCGAGGGCCTCGGCGCCATCGAGGAACGCGCCCGCACCGATCTCGGCATGATTCGCGACGACGAGACCTTCTACCGATCGCCCACGCGCGCACTGCGCATCGGCAACGCCTCGCCGACGCCGTGA
- the eno gene encoding phosphopyruvate hydratase — MTNISNVVARQIFDSRGNPTVEADVLLEDGSLGRAAVPSGASTGTREAVELRDGDKARYLGKGVSKAVANVNGEIRDVVVGMDVLDQTALDARLISLDGSDNKGRLGANALLAVSLAAAQAASISTRQPLYQRLAATAGVAASVGQLPVPMMNIINGGAHADNALDIQEFMILPVGAPNFTEAMRYGAEVFHALKSVLKGQGLNTAVGDEGGFAPDLPSNAVALETIMQAIEKAGLKVGSDVYLGLDVASSEFYADGKYTLAAENRSFDAGGFVEYLATLTRDYPIISVEDGMDESDWDGWDLLTKAVGDKVQLVGDDLFVTNTAILREGIDRNIANAILIKPNQIGTLTETLQAIEMAGAAGYGAVVSHRSGETSDHMIADIAVGTSATQIKTGSLSRSDRMAKYNQLLRIEQALGDAAVYPGAKAFNLDLLA, encoded by the coding sequence ATGACCAACATCAGCAACGTCGTCGCCCGCCAGATCTTCGATTCCCGGGGCAATCCCACCGTGGAGGCAGACGTGTTGCTGGAAGACGGCTCGCTCGGGCGCGCGGCGGTGCCCTCGGGCGCCAGCACGGGCACGCGCGAAGCGGTGGAGCTGCGCGATGGCGACAAGGCTCGCTACCTGGGCAAGGGCGTCAGCAAGGCAGTGGCCAACGTCAACGGTGAGATTCGCGACGTGGTGGTCGGCATGGACGTGCTCGATCAGACCGCGCTGGATGCCCGCCTGATCAGCCTCGACGGCAGCGACAACAAGGGCCGCCTCGGCGCCAACGCCCTGTTGGCCGTCTCCCTCGCTGCGGCGCAGGCGGCGAGCATCTCCACGCGCCAGCCTCTGTATCAGCGCCTGGCCGCCACCGCCGGCGTGGCCGCCTCGGTCGGCCAGCTGCCCGTGCCGATGATGAACATTATCAACGGTGGCGCCCACGCGGACAACGCCCTCGACATCCAGGAGTTCATGATCCTCCCGGTGGGCGCACCGAACTTCACCGAAGCCATGCGCTACGGCGCTGAGGTGTTCCACGCCCTGAAGAGCGTGCTCAAGGGTCAGGGCTTGAACACGGCGGTGGGCGATGAGGGCGGCTTCGCCCCCGACCTGCCGTCCAACGCGGTGGCCCTCGAGACCATCATGCAGGCCATCGAGAAGGCCGGGCTGAAGGTGGGCAGCGATGTGTACCTGGGCCTCGATGTCGCCAGCTCCGAGTTCTACGCCGACGGCAAGTACACGCTCGCTGCGGAGAACCGCAGCTTCGATGCGGGCGGTTTCGTCGAATACCTGGCCACGCTCACCCGCGACTACCCGATCATTTCCGTCGAAGACGGCATGGACGAGAGCGACTGGGATGGGTGGGACCTGCTCACCAAGGCGGTCGGCGACAAGGTGCAGTTGGTCGGCGACGATTTGTTCGTCACCAACACCGCCATCCTGCGCGAGGGCATCGATCGCAACATCGCCAACGCCATCCTGATCAAGCCGAACCAGATCGGCACCCTCACAGAGACCTTGCAGGCGATCGAAATGGCGGGTGCCGCCGGCTACGGCGCGGTCGTGTCACACCGCTCGGGCGAGACCTCCGACCACATGATCGCCGACATCGCCGTGGGCACCAGCGCCACGCAGATCAAGACCGGTTCGCTCTCGCGGTCCGATCGCATGGCCAAGTACAACCAGCTCCTGCGCATCGAACAGGCCTTGGGCGACGCGGCCGTGTACCCCGGCGCCAAGGCCTTCAACTTGGATCTCCTCGCCTAG